GGAAGTTTCATCCATTGCATGTTATTTCTCCGTCTTCCGACTTTTTTGATATTCAAGAGGTTAATGGCGCTAACGTTATCCCCAACTGAGTTACGTCCGTAAGAACCACATCCGAGTGTCAATGATGGCAAGAAGGCATTGTAAACGTCCCCGATACCACCGAAAGTAGAAGGTGAGTTACAGATAACACGAATAGCTTTAACAGCTTTACCAAATTCTTTAGTCAATTCTTCATCAGCAGTATGGATGGCAGCTGAGTGTCCAAGACCGTTAAATTCAACCATTTGACGAGCTTTTGCAATACCGTCTTCGCGGCTTTCAGATTTCAAAACTGCGATAACTGGTGATAATTTTTCACGAGTCAACGGCTCTTTTTCGCCAACTTCTTTACATTCTGCAGCAAGAATGTTTGTTCCTTCTGGAACCGTAAATCCTGCTTGTTCTGCAATCCAAGTTGCTGGTTTACCAACGATGTCAGCGTTCAATTTTGCACCAGCACAGTTTTTGCTGTTTGCTTTCACACCGAAGCAGAATTCTTCAAGAAGAGCTTTTTCTTTTTTGTTTACAAAGTAAGTGTGATATGATTTGAACTCTGCTACGAATTCATCGTAAATCTCTTTATCGATGATAACCGCTTGTTCAGATGCACAGACCATACCGTTATCAAATGATTTAGACATTACGATATCGTGAGCAGCTTGGCGGATGTTAGCTGATTTTTCAACATAAGCTGGAACGTTTCCGGCACCTACCCCAAGAGCTGGTTTACCACATGAGTAAGCCGCTTTAACCATGGCATTACCACCTGTCGCAAGGATTGTCGCAACACCTTCGTGGTTCATCAATGCGCTAGTTGCTTCCATAGATGGTTCAGTAATCCACTGTATACAGTTCTCAGGAGCACCTGCTTTAATCGCTGCATCACGAACGATTTGAGCTGCGTGAGCTGATGATTCTTGAGCTGATGGGTGGAACGCAAAGACAATAGGATTACGAGTCTTCAATGAAATCAAAGCTTTAAAGATTGCTGTTGAAGTAGGGTTTGTTGTTGGAGTGATACCACAAACAACACCAACCGGTTCAGCAATAAGAGTCAATCCTGTCACATCGTCTTCTTCAATAACACCAACTGTTTTAGTGTGGCGCATGTTGTTTACTACGTGCTCACAGGCAAACAAGTTTTTAGTCGCTTTATCTTCAAATACTCCACGTCCTGTTTCTTCAAAGGCATGTAAAGCCAATTCCCCGTGGGCATCAAGAGCTGCAACTGAAGCTTTTGCTACGATATAATCGACTTGATCTTGGTCAAGTTTACGCATTTCTTCAAGGGCAACCAAAGCTTTTTGCACCAAACCATCAACATGCTTTTCAGCAGCGAGTTTCTTTTCCTCTGGTGTTACAGTTTTTTTATCAGCCATATTTTCCTCCATAGCTTTCAAGGATTGTAAGTCCTTTGTTAATTTTTTCACAATCTTATTATAACTCTTTTTTCAAGATTTGTAAACAGTTTCATAGAAATTTCACAAACTTTTTTTATTTCCTTGTGAAAATATTTTTGTACATGCCTACACATGCACTTTTACACTTCCACTTTGTGAATAATTCAATAAAACTTTTATTTTTCACAAATTCCATTGTAAAAAGGTATTGTAAAGCATCTCAATTTCCATGTAAGCGCTTTCCGTTTACGCAGTATAATACCCCCTCTAAGAGGAGGTTATTGCGCTTGTTGAAAGAGACCTTGTTTAAAATCACCTTCATAGACTACATCTTGCTCAGTAGTCAGTTTTCCTTTACCTTCAGCCTGGCCATTAACAAAGTCACCTTCATAAACCCAGCCTTCCTTAGCTTGGTAGGTTCCTTTGCCGTTAAATGCGCCATTTTTGAATTCCCCAGTGTAGGTATCACCATTTGCGAAAGTCAGGGTCCCTTTGCCATTCATCTTTCCACGAACGATACTTCCGTCATATACTAAGGAATCTCCATCCAATTTTAATACTCCTTGCTTAGGCATGTTCCCTACAAATACGAATATCGCGCAAAGAGCTATGACCACTACCGTCGCAATTTCTAAACGAGGACGAGTTATATAGACACTGTATTTATCATAGAGTTTTTTTAAATTATCCATTTTTTGCCTCATTTTCTAAACGTGCTAGCCAAGCTAGACAACCAGCTAAAACTCGATTATAAGTTTCATCAAAATCACCTGTATACCATGGATCTGGAACACTTTCAGAAGCGAATGCCTCTATCTTATGATGATGCTCCTGAGGACTCATCCGAGTCAAGTCAAGAAGATTGGACTCATCCATTCCGATGATATAGTCAAAATGTTCAAAATCATCCTTAGAGATTTGTTGCGATGTTTTTGATGAATCATAAGGAATGCCGTGAGTTTTAAAGATTTTCTGAGTCCCTTTGTGAATTGGATTGCCGTGTTCCCAAGAAGAAGTTGCTCGACTTTCAATCTCATAATCATCGGTTAAAGATTTCATCACAAATTCTGCCATCGGGCTTCGACAAATATTACCAAGGCAAACAAAAACAATCTTTTTCATCATCGTTCCTCATCTTCATAGAAAAAGGGGTATAAGATCAACCCCGTTTTATTCTTCAATCGCGCTTTCGCCGTCAACAACTGTACCTTCAGGTGTGACAGCTTCTTTGACTGGCAAAACTGTTCTAATTGCGCCTAATTCAAAAGTCAAGTATACTCCGTCTACATCAAGTACAATCGTTTTGTTTTCAGTGTCAACTTCATCAACTGTACCATAGAGACCACCGATAGTAATTACTTCATAGCCTTTTTGAAGTTTGTTGAGGCTCTCCATACGTTTTTCAGCTTGTTTCTTTTGAGAACGTTGCATGAAGAACATCAAGCCGAACATCAAAACAAGCATAATCAAGAATGTTAAATTCCCACCCATTATTTTTTACTCCTTTGTAATTCAGATAAAACTACTATAACAAATTTCACTTGTTTTTACAAGATTGTACCCTGGTTTTGGAACAATAAAAAAACCAGAGCAATGCTCTGGTTTTTCTTACTTCAAGTTGTTTACAATTTCAACTAAGTTTTCAACTGTAAATCCATATTCTGCTAAAACTTTTGAAGCTGGAGCAGACGCACCAAAGGTATCAATACCGAGAACCGCTCCATCAAGACCGACGTATTTATACCAGTTTTGAGTTGCTCCCATTTCGACAGCTACACGGCGACGAACTGCATTTGGTAAGATTTCTTCTTTGTATGCTGCGTCTTGTGCATCAAATACATCTGTAGATGGCATGCTGACTACGCGAATTTTTCCACCTTGGCTTGCCAATTCCTTAGCAGCTGCTACTGCTAAGTTCACTTCTGAACCTGTTGCAATCAAGATAGTGTCAAAGTCTGCTGCATTTTCATATACAACGTAAGCACCTTTCGCAACCTTCTCAAAGTCTGTTCCTTCCTCAACAGTCAAGTTTTGACGAGTCAAGACAAGGGCAGTTGGTGTTTTCTCACTCTTCACTGCAAGATACCAAGCGGCTTGAGTTTCACGCGCATCTGCCGGGCGGAAAACATTGAGGTTTGGAATTGCACGAAGTCCTGCCAAGTGTTCAATCGGCTCATGAGTTGGTCCATCTTCACCAACAGCGATTGAATCGTGGGTAAAGACATAGGTTACAGGAAGACCTTGCAAGGCTGACAAACGAACTGCCGCTTTAAGGTAGTCTGAGAATACGAAGAAGGTTCCACCATAAACTCGAAGTCCACCGTGAAGAGCCATTCCGTTCAAAACTGTACCCATTGCAAATTCACGAACACCAAATTGGATATTACGGTTCAAGCGATTTGCATCGTCCTGTAGTCCGTCAGTTTTGATGTAAGTCATATTTGAATGTGCAAGGTCAGCTGATCCACCAAGGAAGGTTGGCAATTTAGCAGCCACTACATTCAAGGCATCCTGACTTGAGTTACGAGTTGCTTGAGAGAAGCCATTTTCTAAAGCTGGGAAGTCTTCTGGAGTCAATTCAACTGGATCGCGTCCGTCAATAATTGCTTCCACTTCTGCTGCGAGTTCTGGGTGAGCTTCTTTATAATCTGCAACTAGTTTTGTCCATGCTTCATATGCTGATGCACCTCGGTCCGCAACATTTTCTTTGAAATCAGCATAAACTTCCGCTGGAATTTCAAACGGTTCGTAGTCCCAACCAAGGGCTTGACGAGTTGCAGCAGTTTCGTCTGCACCAAGAGGAGCACCGTGTACGGCATTAGTTCCTTGTTTATTTGGCGAACCATAACCAATAACAGTTTTTACTTCAATCAAAGATGGTTTGCCAGAAGCCTTAGCTTCTTCAATGGCTGCTTGAATAGCTTCTAAGTCTGTCCCATCTTCAACCAAGGCTGTATGCCAACCATAGGCATTGTAACGATCGCGAACACTCTCTGTGAATGAATCCTTTGTCTCACCATCCAAGTTGATATCGTTTGAATCATAAAGAACAACCAACTTGTCAAGTTTTTGCAAGCCTGCATAAGAAGCAGCTTCGCTTGAGACACCTTCCATCAAGTCGCCATCTCCACAGATAACATATGTGTAGTGATCAAAGATATTATATCCTTCACGGTTATACTTAGCTGCAAGGAAACGTTCTGCTTGTGCAAAACCTGTCGCAGTTGCGATCCCTTGTCCTAGAGGTCCTGTTGTTGCATCAACCCCTGCAGTATGCCCAAATTCTGGGTGACCTGGTGTTTTAGAGCCCCATTGACGGAAGTTCTTTACCTCATCCATGCTCACATCTTCAAAACCAGAAAGGTGAAGAAGGGCATAAAGGAGCATTGAACCATGACCTGCTGAAAGAATAAAACGGTCGCGGTTGATCCAGTTTGGTTGAGCTGGATTGATACGAAGTTCTTTAGTGAATAGGCTGTATGCCATCGGAGCAGCACCCATCACCACCCCTGGGTGACCTGAGTTTGCTTTGTTGATAGCGTCAATACCTAGAAAACGAATCGCATTAACAGATAAATTTGACATAGAATTTCCTTTCTCTTTGAGGTGATAAGTATACCACGTATCCTATTTTACTATTATATGAAAAAATACCTAGAATAGCAATAAAACAATTTACTATAAAATGACTCAGCCGATTATACTAATTCCTAGTCGCTTGATAGTAAGGTAATAATTTTTCAAAACCTCTATCAAGTCCATCTAGAACTTTATCTAGGGTATCTTCATCGGTTATTGGAATATCAACTTTTACTAAAACCTTACGAATCTCCTGATTGGATAATTCTTGTCTTAAAAGTTGCCTGTTCTCTTCAGTAGCTTGTACTTTATAGCTTTCATCGTTTTTCTGAACCCAATAATAGATTCCATCAACCACTGGGATATCCAAGATTTTAGCCTGTTTTGACAAGGTAGCCTCATCTTTCTTTCTCTCTACAAAACTGACTTCTATAGAAATTCCCCAATCATTCGGGTTTCCATACAAACGAAGAGCCATCATGGGCTCTGTTACATGTCCCTCTCTCTGTAAATAAACCCAGAAATGGGGGCGTAGTCTCTGCGCTTGATTCATCCATTGACTGGTTGGGTGTAAATTCCAACCGGTGTGCCTAGCTTGAAAACATTCAGCTAGGTGAGTAAATGACTTTCGTGCCTCCTGCCCTTTTTGACGCAAGTCTAGCATTTTATCCTTTTCAGCTCCTGCTTTGTCAGGATTCCGGTACTGTTCTCCTTGATAAGCAAGATAGTCCTTGATTTCTTTCATTTGATTCCTTCTTTAGTTAGAAAAAAATCAGGTTTTCCCTGATTTTTCATTTTTATTCTGTGTCAACTACAACGTAACGATTTGGTTCGTCACCTTCAGAGTAACTGGTTACACCTTCCATTCGTGAGATGATGCGATGGATAATTTTACGCTCGCTGCTTGACATTGGATCTGTCATCTGACTACGGCCTTCTTCCAAAACACGTGTCGCTAATTTTTGAGCATAACTCTGTAACACTTCTGCACGATGTTCTACATAATCATTAACGTTGATAGTAATGTAGAAGGTTTTTGAATAACGATTGTAGAGGTAATTTTGTGCTAAAAGTTGAAGAGATTTCAAAACCTTACCATGGTAACCAATAATACGGCCTGGCTCATTCGTATCAATTTGCATGTTGATAGAGCGACGGTTAGAGGTGCTAGAAATAGTTCCCTCAACATCCATATCATCGATAATCGCTTGAACATAATTGGTTACTTCTTCAACAACCTTTTCAGTGTCGTATGTTGGCTCGACTTTCAAACCAAGATTTTCTAAATCGCTACTTTGCTCTTCGTCAGCATTTTCTTGAGTTGTCTCAGGTTGCAATTCTTTTAAAACTTCAATATGGCCTGTTTCTTCTAAAATCGTGCTGGCTTCTTTATCATTCTTAAGAATTTCAGCCTTGACTTCTTCAGAAATTTCTTGGCCTTCTTCTTCAATTTTCTTGATAGCAGCAACTACATGTCCCAAATCAACTGTTGCTTCGCTGACTGTTTTAACTGGATCATTTTGATCATTAATTTCTTTTGGAACGCCTTTGATTGCTTGCTGATTTGCTTTTACAACCGTTGTTTCACTGATTGCTTCGATATCAACTTGAGCTGGTTTTTTTCCAAAAAGTCCAAAAAATCCTTTTTTCTCTCTCGAAACAACTTTGATATGAGCTTTCATTCTCGGAATATTTAATTCATTCAATCCATTTTGGATTGCTTCTTCAACTGTTGAACCTGTAAATAACACCATTATCAGATTTCTCCTTACTTTTTCTTTTTCTGTGCTTTCTTTAGAGCTTTTCTTTTCTTAACTTCTAAATCCTTCTTAGCTTGTACATCTGCTTCACGCTCTGCAATAATTTTGAAGGGATTGTTCAAAAGGTAAGTTTGCAATACTTGATAAGCATTTGAAACCGCCCAGTAAAGAGCGACACCACTTGGAGCAGATATTGCAAAAAAGAAGATTATAACAGGCATCCCATACATCATACCTGTCATTGCACCATTTTTCTCAGGTAAGGCTTTATTTGAAAGCCAGCTACTGAGGAAGGTGAATAGGGCAGCTAAAACAGGTAGTACGAAAGTGGTATCAGCTCCACCTAGATTGAACCATAAAAAGTGGCCTGTCTTCAAAAAATCTACGTTTGATAAAGCTTGGAAAAGAGCCAATAGAATTGGCATTTGAATTAAAAGCGGCCAGAAGGATGCGGATTGCTTAATGCCTAATTCTTTAAATAATTTACGTGTTTCCTGATCTAGCTTAGTACGACTTTCCATGTCGCGACCTGGATAACGTTCGCGCAATTCTTTGATAAGAGGTTGCGCCTCTTGCATTTTTCTGGAAGCCACCATTTGTGTTTGAAAGACTGGTAACAGTATTGTTCTAATCAAAACCGTGAAAAGAATAATCCCTAAACCAATGCTGACATCAAATGACAAAAATCGAATGGTTTCAGCAAAAAAATAAACAAGTTTACTCCAAAAGTCTGCCGAATCAGCAGACACTTCACTAGTTGCACAAGCAGTCATTACCAACAAGGACAAACCTAACAAACTAGTCAATTGTAATTTCTTCTTCACTCTTATTTCCTTCCTGGTAAATCTTTGCTAATCTCAAAACATGAAGTAAGTTTTTTTCAATTTCTGCATATTCTAATAGTTCAACGCCTTTTCGAGCAATCACAACAAAATCGACATTATCAACAATTTGATTACTATTTCGAATGAGAACATGCCGGATTCTTCTCTTGATTTGGTTTCTTGTCACAGCATTTCCTAATTTTTTACTGACTGATAAACCTACTCGAAAATGTGTTTCATTGTTTTCTAATCGATAAATAACAAATTTTCGATTAGCTACACTTGCTCCCTTTTTAAATATGGCGTCGAAATCTTTCTCTTTTTTTACACGAAAGCTTTTTCTCAAAAATTCTACTCCATCTAATAAAACTACTACTATTATACCATAATTTTTCAAAAAGCCAATCATGGCAAGGTTTTAGGCTGGTTTGACTTCGAAAAAACTAGCCATTCTTAAAAAATTTGACCAGAATCAATGAAATTTTACTAGTTTTTTAAAGAATACAAAACAAAAGCCACTCTTACGAGCGACTTTTGTAGGAGATTATTATGAAAAAGTTTAGGATTTCTATTAAATAAAGTTAGGAGGTCTTTATTTAATGATTAGAGTATACACACCTATCCTTAAATAGAACTTAAATCATTTTATTTTTTATTAATTTTTAAAACTATGAATTGGAGCTGGAATCTGTCCTCCACGAGCAATGAAATCAGCCGAAGAAGCTCCATTGACTTTCATAACTGGGGCAGTTCCTAGCAAGCCACCAAACTCAATCATATCGCCTTCTTTACCCTTTGGAATGATACGGACAGCTGTGGTTTTCATATTAATAACACCAATTGCTGCCTCATCCGCAATCATAGCTGCAATGGTTTCGGCAGGTGTATCTTCAGGGATAGCAATCATATCCAACCCAACTGAACAGATAGCCGTCATGGCTTCTAGCTTTTCAAGATTTAGGGAACCATTTTGCACTGCTGCTATCATACCCTCATCTTCTGAAACTGGGATGAAAGCACCTGACAGACCACCGACTTGGTTGCAAGCCATTACTCCTCCTTTTTTTACTTGGTCATTTAAAAGAGCTAAAGCGGCAGTCGTCCCATGAGTCCCAACTGTTTCCAATCCCATTTCTTCCAGAACCCGAGCTACAGAATCCCCCACTGCAGGAGTAGGTGCTAAACTCAAATCAACAATCCCAAAATCAACACCTAGTCTTTCACTAGCCATCTGGCCAACTAATTGACCAATCCGAGTAATCTTGAAGGCTGTCTTTTTAACAGTTTCAGCAACTACATCAAAGCTTTGGCCTCGAACTTTTTCTAAAGCACGTTTGACAACCCCAGGCCCTGAAACGCCTACATTGATAATAACATCAGCTTCACCAACACCATGAAAGGCTCCGGCCATAAAAGGATTGTCCTCAACTGCATTGGCAAAAACGACAAGTTTTGCAGCCCCCATATCTGAAAGCTCAGCTGTCTCCTTGATAATTCGACCCATATCAGCTACAGCAGTCATGTTGATTCCTGACTTTGTTGAACCAATATTTACTGAAGAGCAAACTTTATCAGTTTCAGCTAAAGCACGTGGAATCGAGTTGATGAGTATTTCATCTCCTTTTTGGTAGCCTTTTTGAACTAAAGCAGAAAAGCCACCAATAAAATCAACACCAATTTCTTTTGCTGCTCTATCTAAAGCTTTGGCTAACGGTACATAATCCCTTGCATCTGTAGCAGCACCAATTAGAGAAATCGGTGTTACTGATACACGTTTATTGACAATAGGTATACCTAACTCAGCGGCGATTTCATCACCGACAGCCACTAAATTCGCCGCCTTAGTCGTAACTTTTTCATATATTTTATCTGCAGCTCTATCAATATCCGGATCAATACAATCAAGAAGAGAAATTCCCATGGTAATGGTACGAATATCAAAATTCTGCTCTTCAATCATTGCAATAGTTTCGGTAACTTGTCTAATATCCATAAGCACCTCCTAGATATTATACATAGCATCGAAAATAGCCGCGCTCTGAATATTGATTTTGACATTCAAGGTCTGGCCAAAGGCTTCAAACTCATTTCTTAGTTGAGTAAAATCATGTTTTTCATCACTGGATACTACAGCCATCATGGTGAAGAATTCATCCAATACAGTTTGTGAAATATCATCAATATTTAATCCTAGTTCAGCAATCTTAGTCGCAACACCTGCAACAATACCACCCTTATCTTTTCCAACAACAGTTATAATAGCTTTCATATTGGTCCTCCATCTTTGAAATCATAGAAAATAACCATATCTATATTTTTCTTTTTTCTCAGTATAGCACATTTACTTCAAAAAAACTAAAAAACGCCTGCTTACGAAATTGTTCTTAAAAGAAAAACAATTTCGTAAACAAGCGTCTACCCTACCATCTTATGATGAGTGTTCCCGCTAGGACAAAAGTCCTAGCGGTAGACCAGAGCTAGACTAAGAGCACAGGGCTCCATCATCATAACACTCAACAAAATTGATGATTTTATACTAATTCGATGATCGCCATTGGCGCTGCATCACCACGACGTGGTTCAGTTTTAAGGATACGAGTGTATCCACCGTTACGGTCTGCGTAACGAGGTGCGATTTCTGAGAACAATTTTTGAAGTGCTGTAGTAGAAGTGTACTTGTCAGTTGCTTCATCATAGTTTTCAGATGCGATTTCATTACGTACGAAAGCAGCAGCTTGACGACGTGCATGCAAATCACCACGTTTACCTAGAGTAATCATTTTTTCAACAGTTTTACGGATTTCTTTAGCACGAGCTTCAGTTGTCACGATTGATTCGTTGATCAAAAGGTCAGTTGTCAAATCGCGAAGCATTGCTTTACGTTGTGAGCTAGTGCGTCCTAGTTTACGGTAAGCCATGTATTCCTCCTTTATTTATCTTTTAATCCAAGACCCAAATCAATGAGTTTGAGTTTCACTTCTTCCAAACTCTTGCGTCCAAGATTTCTTACTTTCATCATCTCTGCTTCAGATTTTTCTGTCAAATCATGCACAGTATTGATACCAGCACGTTTCAAACAGTTATATGAGCGTACAGACAAGTCAAGTTCCTCAATCGTACGTTCCAAAATACGGTCGTCCGATTCAGTATCAGCTTCTTTCATCACTTCTGCAGATTTAGCAACCTCTGTAAGATTTGTAAACAAATCAAGATGTTCTGTCAAAATACGTGCTGAAAGCCCTAAAGCATCTTCTGGAATAATAGTTCCATTTGTCAAGATTTCAAGGGTTAATTTGTCGAAACCATCATTGCTTCCTACACGAGCAGGTTCAACTTGATAGTTAACTTTTGTAACTGGTGTATAAATAGAATCTACAGCAAGTGTTCCAACTGGGGCATTATCTTTTTTATTTTCATCTGCAGGTACATAACCACGACCAGTGTTTACAGTCATAGTTGCTTTAAATGAAGCACCTTCTCCGATTGTGAAAAGATAATGATCTGGATTTACGATTTCAATATCACTATCAGTTAAAATATCTCCGGCTGTCACTTCAGCAGGACCTTCAACATCAAGTTCTATAGTCTTTTCGTCTTTTACATATGATTTAACTGCAATACCTTTAATGTTCAGAATGATTTGCATCACGTCTTCGCGAACACCAGGAATTGTATCAAATTCATGTAATACTCCATCGATATCGATAGATGTAACAGCTGCTCCTGGAAGAGAAGCAAGAAGTACACGACGAAGAGAGTTACCAAGTGTTGTACCGTATCCACGTTCTAGTGGTTCGATTACAAACTTGCCATAATCTTTATTTTCATCAATTTTTGTTATATTTGGTTTTTCAAACTCGATCATTTAGTTACTCCCTCTTAAACGAAAAGCAGTGTAAAGGTAATGATTATACACGGCGACGTTTTGGAGGACGAGCACCATTGTGTGGCACTGGAGTCACATCACGAATTGCTGTTACTTCAAGACCAGCGGCAGCAAGAGCACGAATAGCTGACTCACGACCAGAACCTGGACCTTTTACAGTAACTTCAACTGATTTAAGACCGTGTTCTTGTGCAGATTTAGCAGCAGCTTCTGAAGCCATTTGAGCAGCAAATGGTGTAGATTTACGAGAACCTTTAAAACCAAGAGCACCAGCTGATGACCAAGCGATTGCATTACCATGCACATCAGTAATCATAACAATAGTGTTATTAAATGTAGCGTGAATATGAGCAATACCAGATTCGATATTCTTTTTCACACGACGTTTACGTGTTGGTTTAGCCAAGACTTTTACCTCCTATATTATTTTTTCTTACCAGCAATCGCAACAGCTTTACCTTTACGAGTGCGAGCGTTGTTTTTAGTGTTTTGTCCACGGACAGGAAGTCCACGACGGTGACGGATACCACGGTATGAACCGATTTCCATCAAACGTTTGATGTTCAAGTTCACTTCACGACGAAGGTCACCTTCAACTTTAATTGCATCCACTTCACGACGGATAGCATCTTCTTGATCTGATGTAAGGTCACGAACACGAATATCTTCTGAAACTCCAGCAGCTGCCAAAATCTTTTGAGATGTTGCAAGTCCGATACCATAGACATAAGTCAATGAGATAACTACGCGTTTGTCATTTGGAATATCAACTCCAGCAATACGAGCCATGTTTTCTCCTTTCTATCTTATCCTTGACGTTGTTTGTGTTTTGGATTTGCTGGGCAAATTACCATAACACGACCATTACGACGAATTACTTTACAGTATTCGCAAATTGGTTTGACCGATGGTCTTACTTTCATTTCTTATCCCTCCAAGTTTTTCGATTATTTAAAGCGGTAAGTGATACGTCCACGTGTCAAGTCATATGGACTCATTTCAACAGTAACACGATCTCCCGCTAAAATACGAATATAGTTTTTACGAATTTTACCAGAAACTGTTGCTAAAATCTGATGTCCATTTTCAAGTTCAACCGTAAACATTGCATTCGGCATCGTATCGACTACTTTGCCTTCAACTTCAATCACATCGTCTTTTGACACGCAAAAGTACCTCCCTAAATTTCGATTTGATGCCTCTAGACACAGAGACAACAATTATAAGTCAGACTAACTCAGTATAACATTTGTCAAGAC
The window above is part of the Streptococcus sp. Marseille-Q6470 genome. Proteins encoded here:
- a CDS encoding ACT domain-containing protein, with product MKAIITVVGKDKGGIVAGVATKIAELGLNIDDISQTVLDEFFTMMAVVSSDEKHDFTQLRNEFEAFGQTLNVKINIQSAAIFDAMYNI
- the rplQ gene encoding 50S ribosomal protein L17 translates to MAYRKLGRTSSQRKAMLRDLTTDLLINESIVTTEARAKEIRKTVEKMITLGKRGDLHARRQAAAFVRNEIASENYDEATDKYTSTTALQKLFSEIAPRYADRNGGYTRILKTEPRRGDAAPMAIIELV
- a CDS encoding PFL family protein; protein product: MDIRQVTETIAMIEEQNFDIRTITMGISLLDCIDPDIDRAADKIYEKVTTKAANLVAVGDEIAAELGIPIVNKRVSVTPISLIGAATDARDYVPLAKALDRAAKEIGVDFIGGFSALVQKGYQKGDEILINSIPRALAETDKVCSSVNIGSTKSGINMTAVADMGRIIKETAELSDMGAAKLVVFANAVEDNPFMAGAFHGVGEADVIINVGVSGPGVVKRALEKVRGQSFDVVAETVKKTAFKITRIGQLVGQMASERLGVDFGIVDLSLAPTPAVGDSVARVLEEMGLETVGTHGTTAALALLNDQVKKGGVMACNQVGGLSGAFIPVSEDEGMIAAVQNGSLNLEKLEAMTAICSVGLDMIAIPEDTPAETIAAMIADEAAIGVINMKTTAVRIIPKGKEGDMIEFGGLLGTAPVMKVNGASSADFIARGGQIPAPIHSFKN
- the rpsM gene encoding 30S ribosomal protein S13 — encoded protein: MARIAGVDIPNDKRVVISLTYVYGIGLATSQKILAAAGVSEDIRVRDLTSDQEDAIRREVDAIKVEGDLRREVNLNIKRLMEIGSYRGIRHRRGLPVRGQNTKNNARTRKGKAVAIAGKKK
- the rpsK gene encoding 30S ribosomal protein S11 encodes the protein MAKPTRKRRVKKNIESGIAHIHATFNNTIVMITDVHGNAIAWSSAGALGFKGSRKSTPFAAQMASEAAAKSAQEHGLKSVEVTVKGPGSGRESAIRALAAAGLEVTAIRDVTPVPHNGARPPKRRRV
- a CDS encoding DNA-directed RNA polymerase subunit alpha, whose translation is MIEFEKPNITKIDENKDYGKFVIEPLERGYGTTLGNSLRRVLLASLPGAAVTSIDIDGVLHEFDTIPGVREDVMQIILNIKGIAVKSYVKDEKTIELDVEGPAEVTAGDILTDSDIEIVNPDHYLFTIGEGASFKATMTVNTGRGYVPADENKKDNAPVGTLAVDSIYTPVTKVNYQVEPARVGSNDGFDKLTLEILTNGTIIPEDALGLSARILTEHLDLFTNLTEVAKSAEVMKEADTESDDRILERTIEELDLSVRSYNCLKRAGINTVHDLTEKSEAEMMKVRNLGRKSLEEVKLKLIDLGLGLKDK
- the rnpA gene encoding ribonuclease P protein component, whose translation is MRKSFRVKKEKDFDAIFKKGASVANRKFVIYRLENNETHFRVGLSVSKKLGNAVTRNQIKRRIRHVLIRNSNQIVDNVDFVVIARKGVELLEYAEIEKNLLHVLRLAKIYQEGNKSEEEITID
- the infA gene encoding translation initiation factor IF-1 gives rise to the protein MSKDDVIEVEGKVVDTMPNAMFTVELENGHQILATVSGKIRKNYIRILAGDRVTVEMSPYDLTRGRITYRFK
- the rpmJ gene encoding 50S ribosomal protein L36; this translates as MKVRPSVKPICEYCKVIRRNGRVMVICPANPKHKQRQG